ATGGCCACCATCGGCGTCCCCGAGCCGCGCATGGTCGTCGTCCAGCCCTGGGACAGGACCGCCGTGGAGGCCATCGTCAAGGCCATCCAGTCGTCGGACCTCGGCATAACCCCGTCCTCCGACGGCGTGGTCATCCGCCTCCCCTTCCCGCCGCTGACCGAGGACCGGCGCAAGGAGCTGGTGAAGGTGGCCCACCGCCTGGCCGAGGAGGGCAAGGTCTCCATCCGCAACGTCCGCCGCGACGTCAACGAGCTGCTGAAGAGCGCCGCCAAGAAGGGCGACATCAGCGAGGACGAGCGCGACCGGCTCATAGACGTGGTCCAGAAGATGACCGACGAGCACGCGGCGAAGATAGACACCCTGCTGGCGGAGAAGATCGCCGACATCTCGGAGGTCTAGGCGGTCCGTCCCCCTCTCCCTTTTAGGGAGAGGCGCGCCTACGGGTTGGGGTGAGGGTCGAGGCCGGGAATTTTAAGCGGCGGGGACTAAAGTCCCCG
This bacterium DNA region includes the following protein-coding sequences:
- the frr gene encoding ribosome recycling factor, with protein sequence MVEPRLKETHENMVKAVEATKRDLRAIRTGRANPAILDSIRVDYYGTQTPLNQMATIGVPEPRMVVVQPWDRTAVEAIVKAIQSSDLGITPSSDGVVIRLPFPPLTEDRRKELVKVAHRLAEEGKVSIRNVRRDVNELLKSAAKKGDISEDERDRLIDVVQKMTDEHAAKIDTLLAEKIADISEV